In Panicum virgatum strain AP13 chromosome 4N, P.virgatum_v5, whole genome shotgun sequence, a single window of DNA contains:
- the LOC120669151 gene encoding uncharacterized protein LOC120669151, with product MSRIYEEITSDQKLLHAIDMYWESRRLSVQVRVLRKDDLEVMHDIGRLESMPCVLQGSIDSPANQIIAQPPLEIASSLVEPSIQNNNEVPWVDDEVEYVGLDDEDPVSDSYDSEIDDDVEYVGLVDELVVDDAWGCENIVHATDLENPRIEVGITFGDGDTFKNAIRQYAIKGEYEIAAPYSETIRYRAYCKAKGCKWRIHASRLQDERTWKIKKMPHAHTCQSIGKVEKNCMATNHWVKDRVLDWLAKDATIGAKALQKRLEEQYHLQLSYWVVWDGRKMALDQLKGKWDDSFEHVWSFKAEVEKTNPGSLVDIEYEQVGKKMRFTRMFVALKSCVDGFLDGCRPFLGVDSTHLTGKWKGQLASATGIDGNYWMFPVCYGVFGSETTENWSWFFSRLHQAIGSPPGLVISTDAGKGIDSAVTQVFNNGVEHRECMRHLVANFQKRFRGEVFEKHLWPACRSFDGE from the exons ATGAGTCGTATTTATGAAGAGATCACTTCTGATCAGAAATTGCTTCATGCAATTGACATGTACTGGGAGTCAAGGAGGCTATCTGTACAAGTCCGTGTTCTGAGAAAGGATGATCTAGAAGTCATGCACGATATTGGACGACTAGAGAGCATGCCTTGTGTGTTGCAAGGAAGCATTGATAGCCCAGCTAACCAAATTATTGCACAACCCCCACTTGAAATAGCCTCATCCCTTGTAGAGCCTTCTATCCAAAACAACAATGAAGTGCCATGGGTGGATGATGAGGTAGAGTATGTTGGTCTGGATGATGAGGACCCAGTTTCTGATTCATACGACTCTGAAATAGATGATGATGTAGAGTATGTTGGCTTGGTGGATGAATTAGTTGTGGATGATGCATGGGGCTGTGAGAATATTGTCCATGCAACTGACTTAGAGAATCCAAGAATAGAAGTTGGTATAACTTTTGGGGATGGTGATACTTTTAAGAATGCTATAAGACAATATGCAATAAAAGGTGAATATGAAATTGCAGCTCCCTACTCTGAGACAATACGGTATAGAGCATATTGCAAGGCTAAAGGGTGCAAGTGGCGGATACACGCGTCACGATTGCAGGACGAGAGGACTTGGAAG ATAAAGAAGATGCCTCATGCTCACACTTGTCAAAGCATAGGAAaagttgagaagaattgcatggCAACAAACCATTGGGTCAAGGATAGAGTTCTTGATTGGCTTGCCAAGGATGCTACAATTGGGGCAAAAGCATTGCAGAAAAGGCTAGAAGAGCAGTATCACCTGCAATTGTCATATTGGGTAGTGTGGGATGGAAGGAAAATGGCTTTGGATCAGCTGAAAGGGAAGTGGGATGACAGTTTTGAACATGTTTGGAGTTTCAAGGCTGAGGTGGAGAAGACCAATCCTGGCAGTTTGGTGGACATTGAGTATGAGCAAGTTGGGAAGAAAATGAGATTTACTAGAATGTTTGTTGCATTGAAATCTTGTGTTGATGGATTTTTGGATGGTTGCAGACCTTTTCTTGGTGTGGACTCCACCCATTTGACTGGAAAATGGAAGGGCCAACTTGCATCTGCGACTGGTATTGATGGAAATTATTGGATGTTCCCTGTGTGTTATGGTGTGTTTGGGTCAGAGACAACTGAAAATTGGTCTTGGTTTTTCAGCAGACTTCATCAAGCAATTGGGTCACCTCCGGGATTAGTGATTTCAACAGATGCTGGCAAAGGAATTGATTCTGCTGTTACTCAAGTGTTCAACAATGGGGTTGAGCATAGGGAGTGCATGAGGCACTTAGTTGCAAACTTTCAGAAAAGATTTCGAGGTGAGGTATTTGAGAAGCACTTGTGGCCAGCATGTAGAtcttttgatggcgagtaa